A stretch of Schistocerca nitens isolate TAMUIC-IGC-003100 chromosome 6, iqSchNite1.1, whole genome shotgun sequence DNA encodes these proteins:
- the LOC126262450 gene encoding ejaculatory bulb-specific protein 3-like isoform X1 → MKAALVLVAALAVIVVAAAEEKYTTKYDNVNLDEIINNDRLLNKYVQCLMEDGEANCTADGKELKKAVPDALSSECAKCNEKQKEGTKKVLKHLINHKPDIWAQLKAKYDPDGTYSKKYEDREKELHE, encoded by the exons ATGAAGGCCGCCCTGGTACTCGTCGCGGCGTTAGCCGTCATTGTGGTCGCCGCCGCGGAGGAGAAGTACACCACCAAGTACGACAACGTCAACCTGGACGAGATCATTAACAACGACCGCCTGCTCAACAAGTACGTCCAGTGCTTGATGGAGGATGGGGAAGCCAACTGCACCGCTGATGGCAAGGAACTCAAGA AAGCCGTCCCTGACGCGCTGAGCAGCGAGTGCGCCAAGTGCAACGAGAAGCAGAAGGAGGGCACCAAGAAGGTGCTGAAGCACCTCATCAACCACAAGCCCGACATCTGGGCGCAGCTCAAGGCCAAGTACGACCCTGACGGCACCTACAGCAAGAAGTACGAGGACAGGGAGAAGGAGCTCCACGAATAA